A part of Pseudoalteromonas arctica A 37-1-2 genomic DNA contains:
- a CDS encoding bifunctional alpha/beta hydrolase/OsmC family protein: protein MRQKVSFKSGDLELAGQLELPSGDVKFYALFAHCFTCGKDIAAATRISRALTQQGIAVLRFDFTGLGNSDGDFANSNFSSNIQDLVSAANHLREHFAAPQLLIGHSLGGAAVLAAAEHILEVSAITTIGAPSDAQHVAHNFEAHLDEINAAGEAKVNLAGREFTIKKQFIDDIAKYDKSHISKLKRALLVMHSPIDATVNISEAEKIYASAKHPKSFISLDNADHLLTNKNDADYAAQIIATWANRYVKYDKTKYTASLTGGNVLVEEKDHVFTQHVSTKDHTWLADEPIKVGGKNLGPDPYHHLLAGLGACTAMTLRMYATRKNLPLEHVKVELDHTRDYNKDCDDCEQTGNLEAITRKITLRGDLTEPQRQRLLEIADKCPVHKTLHNNPVIVSELVE from the coding sequence ATGCGACAAAAAGTATCTTTTAAAAGCGGCGATTTAGAACTTGCCGGCCAACTTGAACTTCCCTCTGGTGACGTTAAGTTTTACGCGCTATTTGCACACTGCTTTACCTGCGGTAAAGACATTGCAGCAGCCACTCGTATTAGCCGAGCTTTAACACAACAAGGCATTGCCGTACTACGTTTCGACTTTACCGGTTTAGGTAATAGCGATGGCGACTTTGCTAACAGTAACTTTTCATCAAACATTCAAGATTTAGTATCTGCGGCAAATCATTTACGTGAGCATTTTGCGGCGCCGCAACTACTCATTGGCCACAGTTTAGGCGGGGCTGCCGTTCTTGCTGCTGCGGAGCATATTCTTGAAGTATCGGCTATTACAACCATTGGTGCACCGTCAGATGCGCAGCACGTAGCGCATAATTTTGAAGCACACCTTGATGAAATTAACGCAGCAGGTGAAGCTAAAGTAAACTTAGCCGGCCGTGAATTTACCATTAAAAAGCAATTTATTGACGATATAGCCAAGTACGATAAAAGCCACATAAGTAAACTTAAGCGCGCATTATTAGTAATGCACTCCCCTATTGATGCGACGGTAAATATTAGTGAAGCTGAAAAAATTTATGCATCAGCCAAGCATCCTAAAAGCTTTATTAGCCTAGATAACGCCGATCACCTTTTAACAAATAAAAACGATGCCGACTACGCAGCACAAATAATTGCAACGTGGGCAAACCGTTATGTTAAGTACGACAAAACTAAATACACGGCAAGTTTAACGGGTGGCAATGTACTCGTTGAAGAAAAAGACCATGTATTTACTCAGCACGTAAGTACAAAAGATCATACTTGGCTTGCAGATGAGCCAATAAAAGTAGGTGGTAAAAACTTAGGTCCTGATCCGTATCATCACTTATTAGCGGGGCTTGGTGCCTGTACGGCCATGACACTGCGTATGTACGCTACACGTAAAAACTTACCACTGGAGCATGTAAAAGTAGAGCTTGATCACACTCGCGATTACAACAAAGATTGCGACGATTGTGAGCAAACAGGTAACCTTGAAGCAATTACCCGTAAAATCACCTTACGTGGCGACTTAACAGAGCCACAACGCCAGCGTTTACTCGAAATAGCCGACAAATGCCCTGTGCATAAAACACTACATAATAACCCAGTTATTGTAAGTGAACTGGTAGAATAA
- a CDS encoding alpha/beta hydrolase, whose translation MQKTLKKLFILSALALSTSVISTSVIGATSYANDGVITDESRNRTIPINITLPSNNAKCTAQVKCSVAFINAGYGISHNEYTFVSNAFSQRGYLTVAVAHELKTDPDLNREQPYLTTRMENWHRGVVTLKFLVNELSSEYPAYDFTKLTLFGHSNGGDISSLYGSIYPNEVSTIITFDHRRMLIPRDKNIRVLTLRGSDYPADANVLLNDSELDKFPVTQTLIEKSRHNDMYDGGPKWLVDRMSKEVEGFLDSKN comes from the coding sequence ATGCAAAAAACACTTAAAAAGCTTTTTATATTAAGCGCACTAGCTCTAAGTACATCAGTTATAAGCACATCAGTAATAGGCGCAACAAGCTATGCAAACGATGGCGTTATAACTGATGAAAGCCGCAATCGCACTATTCCTATCAATATTACATTACCAAGTAACAATGCTAAGTGTACAGCTCAAGTAAAATGCTCTGTAGCGTTTATTAATGCGGGCTACGGGATTAGCCATAACGAATATACGTTTGTTAGTAATGCGTTTAGTCAGCGTGGATATTTAACAGTAGCCGTTGCACATGAATTAAAAACCGACCCTGACCTTAATCGTGAGCAACCTTATTTAACCACTCGTATGGAAAACTGGCATCGTGGCGTAGTGACGCTTAAGTTTTTAGTTAATGAGCTATCGAGTGAATACCCAGCGTATGATTTTACAAAACTCACCTTATTTGGGCACTCAAACGGCGGGGATATTTCGTCATTATACGGCTCTATTTACCCCAATGAAGTTAGCACTATTATTACGTTCGATCATCGCCGCATGTTGATCCCACGCGATAAAAACATTCGCGTACTTACACTTCGCGGTAGTGATTACCCAGCTGATGCGAATGTGTTGTTAAACGATTCAGAGCTGGATAAGTTTCCTGTTACACAAACACTAATAGAAAAATCTCGCCATAACGATATGTACGATGGCGGGCCAAAATGGCTGGTGGACAGAATGAGTAAAGAAGTAGAGGGATTTTTAGATAGTAAAAATTAG
- a CDS encoding pentapeptide repeat-containing protein, which produces MLLSNNNQYFDEQFNALQYAEQLTENSEFEECTFTDCDFSGGQFKNCRFIECSFKNCNLSSLKWNYSSLENVNFSHCKLNSLQWADVDWPALSINAPVSFNYCELSNSSFFELTLKALKLTHCLAKNVDFRHADLSGSEFTGTDFRDSEFFQTNLTKCDFVGATAFNIDLNNNVLANAKFDRFEALNLLTSLNIELCD; this is translated from the coding sequence GTGTTGTTAAGTAACAATAACCAGTATTTTGATGAACAATTTAATGCTTTACAGTACGCAGAGCAGCTAACTGAAAACTCTGAATTTGAAGAGTGTACGTTTACCGATTGTGACTTTTCAGGCGGGCAGTTTAAAAATTGCCGATTTATAGAATGTAGTTTTAAAAACTGTAATTTATCGTCACTAAAATGGAACTACAGTTCGCTTGAAAATGTAAATTTTAGCCACTGTAAATTAAATAGTTTGCAATGGGCTGATGTAGATTGGCCAGCGCTTAGTATTAACGCACCGGTGAGTTTTAATTATTGCGAGCTCAGTAATAGCTCTTTTTTTGAATTAACTCTTAAAGCCCTCAAACTAACACATTGCCTTGCCAAAAATGTTGATTTTAGACATGCTGACTTAAGTGGTAGTGAATTTACAGGAACAGATTTTCGCGATAGTGAGTTTTTTCAAACTAACTTAACAAAATGTGATTTTGTAGGTGCCACGGCGTTTAATATAGATTTGAATAATAATGTTTTAGCGAATGCTAAGTTTGATCGCTTTGAAGCACTTAATTTGCTTACCAGCCTTAATATAGAGCTGTGTGATTAA
- the aspS gene encoding aspartate--tRNA ligase produces MRSIYCGQLNKTHVDQEVELCGWINKRRDLGGLIFVDLRDREGLVQVVFDSDIEELMSSANTLRQEFCVQLKGIVRARPDSQVNKDMATGEIEILGKELNIINRSEPLPLDFNQVNSEERRLKYRYLDLRRLEMSDRIKLRAKASSFVRRFLDENGFLDIETPVLTKATPEGARDYLVPSRVHKGSFYALPQSPQLFKQLLMMSGFDRYYQIVKCFRDEDLRADRQPEFTQIDIETSFMSSDQVRGMTEKMIREMWQTLLNVDLGDFPIMPYSEAMSLYGSDKPDLRNPMKLVDVADLVKDVEFNVFSGPANDEKGRVAVLTVPGGAKLSRKQLDDYTKFIGIYGAKGMAWMKVNDHAAGAEGVQSPVAKFLSEDVITKLLERTNAQSGDIILFGADKRNTVNEAMGALRVKIGVDLEITNLNSWAPLWVVDFPMFEEDDEGTLHAVHHPFTAPKDINASELEANPAAAISDAYDMVLNGYEVGGGSVRIHNADMQETAFRILGINEQEQQDKFGFLLDALKYGTPPHAGLAFGLDRLAMLLCGTDNIRDVIAFPKTTQASCLLTNAPSKPNLDSLAELAISVVEKEVSSEE; encoded by the coding sequence ATGCGCTCTATATATTGCGGACAGCTAAATAAAACTCACGTAGATCAAGAAGTTGAACTATGTGGCTGGATCAACAAACGACGTGACCTTGGTGGACTTATCTTTGTCGATTTACGCGATAGAGAAGGTTTAGTACAAGTTGTATTCGACTCTGACATTGAAGAGTTAATGAGTTCGGCTAACACACTTCGCCAAGAATTTTGTGTTCAGTTAAAAGGTATTGTTCGCGCACGCCCAGACAGCCAAGTAAATAAAGACATGGCAACAGGGGAGATCGAAATTTTAGGTAAAGAGCTTAATATTATTAACCGCTCTGAGCCATTACCGCTTGATTTTAACCAAGTAAACTCTGAAGAGCGTCGTTTAAAATACCGCTACCTAGACCTACGTCGTCTAGAAATGAGTGACCGTATTAAATTACGCGCTAAAGCAAGCAGCTTTGTTCGTCGCTTTTTAGATGAAAACGGCTTTTTAGACATCGAAACACCTGTACTTACTAAAGCAACGCCAGAAGGTGCGCGCGATTATTTAGTACCAAGCCGCGTTCACAAAGGTAGTTTTTACGCTTTACCACAGTCTCCACAGTTATTTAAGCAATTGTTGATGATGTCGGGTTTTGACCGTTACTACCAAATTGTTAAATGTTTCCGTGATGAAGATTTACGTGCCGATCGCCAACCAGAATTTACCCAAATAGATATAGAAACCTCGTTCATGAGCTCTGATCAAGTACGTGGTATGACTGAAAAAATGATCCGCGAGATGTGGCAAACATTACTAAACGTTGATTTAGGCGATTTTCCAATCATGCCTTACAGCGAGGCAATGAGCCTTTACGGTTCTGATAAGCCAGATTTACGTAACCCAATGAAATTGGTTGATGTTGCAGATTTAGTTAAAGACGTAGAGTTTAATGTTTTCTCAGGTCCGGCTAACGACGAAAAAGGTCGCGTTGCTGTGTTAACTGTACCGGGTGGCGCTAAGCTTTCTCGTAAACAGCTTGACGATTACACTAAGTTTATTGGTATTTACGGCGCTAAAGGCATGGCGTGGATGAAAGTAAACGACCACGCTGCAGGCGCTGAGGGTGTTCAATCACCAGTAGCTAAGTTTTTAAGCGAAGACGTAATTACTAAATTACTTGAGCGTACTAATGCTCAGTCTGGCGATATCATTTTATTTGGTGCCGATAAGCGCAACACAGTAAATGAAGCAATGGGAGCACTGCGCGTTAAAATTGGTGTTGATTTAGAAATCACTAACCTTAATAGCTGGGCACCACTTTGGGTTGTAGACTTCCCAATGTTTGAAGAAGATGACGAAGGCACATTACATGCTGTACATCATCCATTCACTGCACCAAAAGACATTAACGCCAGTGAGCTTGAAGCAAACCCAGCAGCAGCTATTTCAGATGCCTACGATATGGTATTAAACGGCTACGAAGTTGGTGGCGGTTCGGTACGTATTCATAATGCAGATATGCAAGAAACTGCATTTAGAATTTTAGGTATTAACGAGCAAGAGCAACAAGACAAGTTTGGCTTTTTACTTGATGCACTTAAATACGGCACACCACCACATGCTGGTTTAGCATTTGGGCTTGACCGTTTAGCAATGCTTTTATGTGGTACCGATAACATTCGTGACGTTATTGCTTTCCCTAAAACAACACAAGCGTCGTGTTTATTAACCAACGCGCCAAGCAAACCTAACCTTGACTCGTTAGCTGAGCTTGCAATTAGTGTTGTAGAAAAAGAAGTATCAAGCGAAGAGTAA
- a CDS encoding DUF72 domain-containing protein — protein sequence MLYIGCPQWSSNAWKGNLFSSQCKNADMLSQYAQHFNSVEGNTSFYADPAPSTVLRWANSVPEDFKFTFKFNRRFSHELHLTNVQTELTDWLNLFSPILEKTGQIMLQLPKAFGPGDLPKLAQFISLLPKEVNYGVEVRHTAFFQKGEAEIALNQLLIANNINRISMDTRALFAVKPTTEALIDAQQKKPHLPVHAIATGSEPMARFVIADLENDYKPFYKPWLSKVKQWLDEGKTPYVFFHTADNREAPLLARQFCKDLGYNHKALNPFTGEKEAHQQALF from the coding sequence ATGTTATATATTGGATGCCCGCAGTGGTCGAGTAATGCATGGAAAGGCAATTTATTTTCAAGCCAATGTAAAAACGCCGATATGCTTAGCCAATACGCACAACACTTTAACTCTGTTGAAGGCAATACCAGCTTTTACGCTGATCCTGCGCCAAGCACCGTATTGCGATGGGCAAACAGCGTACCCGAAGATTTTAAATTTACTTTTAAGTTTAATCGTCGCTTTAGCCACGAGCTGCATCTAACTAATGTTCAAACCGAGCTTACTGATTGGCTAAACTTGTTCTCCCCTATTTTAGAAAAAACCGGGCAAATCATGCTGCAATTACCTAAAGCATTTGGTCCTGGTGACTTACCCAAACTCGCACAATTTATTAGCCTATTACCAAAAGAGGTTAATTACGGTGTAGAGGTACGTCATACTGCGTTTTTTCAAAAGGGCGAAGCCGAAATAGCGCTTAATCAGTTATTAATAGCAAACAACATAAATCGTATATCGATGGATACTCGCGCCCTATTTGCGGTAAAACCAACAACCGAAGCGCTAATAGATGCACAGCAAAAAAAACCCCACTTACCGGTACATGCAATAGCTACTGGCTCAGAGCCCATGGCGCGCTTTGTAATAGCTGACTTAGAAAACGACTATAAACCCTTTTATAAACCGTGGCTAAGTAAAGTAAAACAATGGCTTGATGAAGGAAAAACACCTTATGTGTTTTTTCATACGGCAGATAACCGAGAAGCACCTTTATTAGCCAGGCAGTTTTGTAAGGACCTTGGTTATAATCACAAAGCATTAAACCCATTTACTGGCGAAAAAGAAGCCCACCAGCAAGCACTTTTCTAA
- a CDS encoding M48 metallopeptidase family protein: protein MSEYARYFTGYPANIVEQVLSLINNKKLCDYLLKKYPQAHTITSDKLLYSYATELKKQYLKNAPPFGRAAFKKQGDMVTNALGTHTYRMQGKTRKHDLAINSDLLRAPEPLLKALVVHELAHFKEKDHNKGFYQLCCHMEPSYHQLELDLRIFCVVVAMGENPYLK from the coding sequence ATGAGTGAATACGCACGTTACTTTACCGGCTACCCAGCTAACATTGTTGAGCAAGTATTAAGCCTTATAAATAACAAAAAGCTATGTGACTACTTACTTAAAAAGTACCCGCAAGCACATACCATTACTAGCGATAAACTACTTTATAGCTATGCAACCGAGCTTAAAAAACAGTATTTAAAAAATGCGCCACCATTTGGGCGCGCTGCTTTTAAAAAGCAAGGCGATATGGTCACCAATGCACTCGGTACACATACGTATCGAATGCAAGGTAAAACCCGTAAGCACGATTTAGCGATAAACAGCGACTTACTGCGCGCTCCCGAGCCGTTATTAAAAGCGTTAGTGGTACATGAGCTCGCCCACTTTAAAGAAAAAGACCATAACAAAGGCTTTTATCAACTTTGCTGCCATATGGAGCCGAGTTATCACCAGCTAGAGTTAGATTTAAGAATTTTTTGTGTGGTCGTCGCAATGGGAGAAAATCCTTATTTAAAATAA
- a CDS encoding YHYH protein, producing the protein MMKNTHAFLLSALCCLTLSACNEQNSQSLEQSKLNDFTLTSSKVSDGGNLPITYTCDGQSISPPLNWSGAPNTTKYYALIMDHKAPEGMHWYWTMYNIAADKTQIKAGETLGEVGSNSVNDLNQYAPPCSKGPGEKSYTYTVYALSAPVTFNSDTKVDRSALLAAVKDITLDTASMTVKYSRSANSAEQKPDSKPTPNEQPKPDKSYLTANVKSPRCDAITQSVSNAGFEQSVSVTCDEQYAYIASSTYPDHDVMTGITGTNEQIPVPAKDYAAPIKLNPKKAKTITTVDAAVGVAVNGVPIYDYSSQGELDVNSYDEKHDTLALGQLDICGGHAGRGDDYHYHVSPTCMIDTMKNQSSDAIIGWAYDGYPLYGSKNPDGSAIAKGDLDICNGQTDDTFGYRYQTSATPPYIIQCLVGEVDTAKLPRVLPLSGDTQGIRASLRPPQGGVENLTHTISENASRTMSYSYKGENYFTTYSPASQGKDCYSFKQKTISNGGKVQTGTFCRGPQPNHLTPTVTKQNTNSAITGKHNLKLEAWADNWFTAYIGEQLLVEDSVPITTERSFNAESITFSANYPIELNLIIKDFKQNDTGLEYIGAKNQQMGDGGFIMQLTDTDTNKVVAVSDQSFKCEILHKAPLNKLCESESNPVAGEGVCTFMSKEAPTNWLQSNFDNANWANAVEHNFADVGPKDGYDDINWDKNAKFIWGEDLETDNTLICKATIEQPQ; encoded by the coding sequence ATGATGAAAAATACTCATGCCTTTTTACTCAGTGCACTGTGCTGCTTAACCTTAAGTGCCTGCAACGAGCAAAACAGCCAATCACTTGAACAATCAAAACTCAATGATTTTACTCTAACAAGCTCAAAGGTAAGTGATGGCGGTAACTTGCCTATTACTTATACGTGCGATGGGCAAAGCATTAGCCCTCCACTTAACTGGAGCGGTGCACCTAACACAACCAAATATTATGCGTTAATTATGGATCATAAAGCGCCAGAGGGAATGCATTGGTATTGGACCATGTACAATATTGCCGCCGATAAAACACAAATTAAAGCGGGCGAAACTCTCGGTGAAGTAGGCTCTAATAGCGTAAACGATTTAAACCAATATGCGCCGCCTTGCTCTAAAGGCCCAGGTGAAAAAAGCTATACTTATACTGTGTACGCGTTATCTGCACCGGTTACCTTTAACAGTGATACAAAAGTAGATCGCTCAGCATTACTCGCCGCTGTAAAAGATATTACTCTCGATACTGCAAGTATGACGGTTAAATACTCGCGAAGCGCTAATAGCGCCGAGCAAAAACCGGATTCAAAACCAACACCAAACGAGCAACCAAAGCCTGATAAATCATATTTAACCGCTAACGTAAAATCACCCCGTTGTGATGCTATTACACAATCAGTAAGCAATGCAGGGTTTGAGCAAAGCGTATCTGTTACGTGCGATGAACAATATGCTTATATTGCCTCATCTACTTACCCTGATCATGACGTAATGACTGGTATTACAGGTACTAACGAGCAAATACCTGTTCCAGCTAAAGACTACGCCGCACCTATAAAGCTAAATCCTAAAAAAGCAAAAACAATAACAACAGTTGATGCAGCCGTAGGTGTTGCTGTTAATGGCGTACCAATATACGACTATTCTTCGCAAGGTGAACTGGACGTAAATAGCTACGATGAAAAACACGACACGTTAGCACTCGGACAGTTAGATATATGTGGCGGACACGCAGGACGAGGTGATGACTACCACTATCATGTATCGCCAACGTGTATGATTGACACAATGAAAAACCAATCAAGCGATGCCATTATTGGTTGGGCTTACGATGGTTACCCGCTGTATGGCAGTAAAAACCCAGACGGCAGTGCAATTGCCAAAGGTGACCTTGATATATGTAACGGACAAACCGACGACACATTTGGCTATCGCTACCAAACATCAGCTACACCGCCGTATATTATTCAGTGCTTAGTAGGTGAAGTAGATACCGCAAAATTACCAAGAGTGTTACCACTTAGTGGCGATACTCAAGGTATAAGAGCCTCCTTGCGCCCGCCACAAGGAGGCGTTGAAAACTTAACGCACACAATCTCTGAAAACGCCAGCCGTACAATGAGCTATTCATACAAAGGTGAAAACTACTTTACTACCTACAGCCCTGCATCACAGGGAAAAGACTGCTATAGCTTTAAACAAAAAACTATCAGTAATGGTGGCAAAGTTCAAACAGGTACATTTTGTAGAGGTCCGCAACCAAATCATCTTACTCCTACAGTCACTAAGCAAAATACAAATTCTGCCATTACAGGCAAGCATAACTTAAAGCTAGAAGCATGGGCTGATAACTGGTTTACAGCCTACATAGGCGAGCAGTTACTTGTTGAAGATTCGGTGCCTATAACCACAGAGCGTTCATTTAATGCCGAAAGCATTACGTTTTCTGCAAACTACCCTATTGAGCTTAATTTAATAATTAAAGACTTTAAGCAAAACGACACTGGGCTTGAATACATCGGTGCTAAAAATCAGCAAATGGGTGATGGCGGTTTTATTATGCAACTTACCGACACCGATACAAATAAAGTAGTTGCCGTAAGCGATCAAAGCTTTAAATGCGAAATACTTCACAAAGCGCCGCTTAACAAATTATGCGAAAGCGAATCAAACCCAGTCGCGGGCGAAGGCGTTTGTACATTTATGTCAAAAGAAGCGCCAACTAACTGGCTACAAAGTAACTTTGATAACGCAAACTGGGCTAACGCAGTAGAGCACAACTTTGCCGATGTAGGACCAAAAGACGGTTACGACGATATTAACTGGGATAAAAACGCAAAATTCATATGGGGCGAAGACTTAGAAACCGACAACACCCTTATTTGTAAAGCAACTATTGAGCAACCTCAATAA
- a CDS encoding ATP-binding protein translates to MTFSSGFNDFVEQEETKHVAMVKRQLIELYSELGSWQPITQNTQLWRSIVEPQKKPGEPETNKHTSTPPKPNNSKATPSLLWVHLPAGSLKTGQRISLYDQNKKVVVGRANLNDNPRIEPILLNNNVIGWIGLVPSKLVQSSPAKAFLAAQFHNYFMITLLVIALAFIMAIVLSRHLIKPIKQIVTGADELTKGNFASRISSSSKDELGTLSNNFNALAHTLEQNQQMRFQWVSDTSHELRTPLTVLRSHLLAVQDGVFTADTKRINLLINQVDNLSHIVDDLAQLAQTDSVNLTYNNARIDLITIFEQSIENYTARFKERELNVDSKSLAKAGKCIINGDKERLVQLFSNLLENTCRYTHKGGQVIILANKTPNNIELILQDSAPSVLPNDLQQLFERFYRVEKSRSREHGGSGLGLALCKQIVEAHGGQISLQNSPLGGLEVKITLTLLG, encoded by the coding sequence ATGACCTTTTCGTCAGGGTTTAACGACTTTGTTGAACAAGAAGAAACAAAGCATGTAGCAATGGTTAAGCGGCAACTTATTGAGCTTTATAGCGAATTAGGCAGTTGGCAACCCATTACGCAAAACACACAATTATGGCGATCTATTGTTGAGCCACAAAAAAAGCCAGGCGAGCCAGAAACGAATAAACACACAAGCACCCCACCCAAACCAAATAACAGTAAAGCAACGCCCTCTTTATTGTGGGTACACTTACCTGCGGGTTCCCTTAAAACAGGGCAACGTATAAGTTTATATGATCAAAATAAAAAAGTTGTTGTTGGTAGAGCTAATTTAAACGACAACCCACGTATAGAGCCTATTTTATTAAACAATAACGTTATAGGCTGGATAGGTTTAGTCCCTTCAAAACTTGTGCAAAGTAGCCCAGCAAAAGCATTTTTAGCAGCGCAATTTCATAACTATTTTATGATCACATTACTCGTTATTGCGCTCGCATTTATTATGGCTATTGTGTTATCTCGCCATTTAATAAAACCGATAAAGCAAATAGTGACTGGCGCCGATGAGTTAACAAAAGGAAATTTTGCCAGCAGAATATCCTCCTCTAGTAAAGATGAGCTAGGTACCCTATCCAACAATTTTAACGCCTTAGCCCACACGCTTGAGCAAAACCAACAAATGCGATTTCAATGGGTGTCAGACACATCCCACGAATTAAGAACCCCACTTACCGTACTACGCTCGCATTTACTAGCCGTACAAGATGGCGTATTTACAGCCGATACAAAGCGCATTAATTTACTCATAAACCAAGTAGATAACTTAAGTCACATTGTTGACGACCTAGCCCAACTAGCACAAACAGATAGCGTTAATTTAACCTATAACAATGCACGCATTGATTTAATCACTATTTTTGAGCAATCAATTGAAAACTACACCGCTCGCTTTAAAGAGCGTGAATTAAATGTAGATAGCAAAAGCTTAGCCAAAGCCGGTAAATGTATAATAAATGGCGATAAAGAACGCCTTGTACAATTATTTTCAAACCTGTTAGAAAATACCTGCAGATACACGCATAAAGGCGGGCAAGTAATAATACTTGCCAACAAAACACCCAATAACATTGAGCTTATTTTACAAGACTCAGCCCCAAGTGTTTTACCAAACGACTTACAACAATTGTTTGAGCGTTTTTATCGCGTTGAAAAGTCTCGCAGCCGAGAGCACGGCGGCTCGGGCTTAGGACTTGCACTTTGCAAACAAATCGTAGAGGCGCATGGCGGTCAAATATCGCTGCAAAACTCACCACTCGGTGGGCTAGAGGTAAAAATAACGCTGACACTTTTAGGTTAA
- a CDS encoding response regulator, with amino-acid sequence MTSQKILIVEDEENIAEVLIAYAKQQNYETEHFNSGKGVVSFVKQNAVDLILLDLMLPDVDGIELCKQIRAFSNVPIIMLTAKSEEIDRLLGLELGADDYICKPFSPKEVIARIKAVLRRTSQPKTNIIIYNNFQLHKDNYEARLNGKSIGFTAVEFKIFLLFISHVGRVFTREDIINNVYSDTTDIFDRNIDTHIKNIRKKINDVQAGLNPIAAVYSVGYKFKE; translated from the coding sequence ATGACATCACAAAAAATACTTATCGTTGAAGACGAAGAAAACATTGCCGAGGTACTTATTGCCTATGCTAAGCAACAAAATTACGAAACTGAGCACTTTAATAGCGGCAAAGGTGTAGTTAGTTTTGTAAAACAAAACGCTGTAGATTTAATACTTCTTGATTTAATGCTGCCAGATGTTGATGGCATAGAACTATGTAAGCAAATTAGAGCCTTTTCAAACGTGCCTATTATTATGCTTACCGCAAAAAGTGAAGAAATAGACCGCTTACTGGGTTTAGAGCTCGGCGCCGATGACTACATATGCAAACCTTTCAGCCCTAAAGAAGTTATAGCGCGCATAAAAGCTGTACTAAGAAGGACCAGCCAGCCTAAAACCAACATCATCATTTATAATAATTTTCAATTACACAAAGACAATTACGAAGCCCGCCTAAACGGCAAAAGTATTGGCTTTACCGCCGTCGAGTTTAAAATATTTTTACTATTTATAAGTCACGTAGGGCGTGTTTTTACCCGCGAAGATATTATTAATAACGTATATAGCGACACAACCGACATATTCGATCGCAACATAGATACACACATTAAAAATATACGAAAAAAGATTAACGACGTTCAAGCAGGACTAAACCCAATAGCAGCGGTTTATAGTGTGGGTTATAAGTTTAAAGAGTAG